A genomic window from Populus alba chromosome 19, ASM523922v2, whole genome shotgun sequence includes:
- the LOC140955060 gene encoding uncharacterized protein — MEHEERAHLESRYQSELESVKNEVSRMTNLLEQLLKAKSGEGTSAQPATSSPVTHIPIASPILGADSVAEQHFASPIPIRPAHMLPTVDLTIDSLSGSALNWYMRLETVKIKTWKDLVEAFLKQYKFNLEIAPDRTSLMSMEKRSQESVRVSSQHFYDVVRVAERIEQGIKVGRISEPLEKKGFSRRRREGDVNNLEGGYKGKRASYPNLETSTPQFTNINFTKPLPPNPTNRINHPPNIQNNYQKPYTRYTYEQLPPLPMPLKDLYAKLLSIGQITPIILPQIQPPFPIWYKPELACEYHSGNSGHAIETCYAFKRKLLELIKMGWVSFEDPPNVISNPLPKHTSSSSGVGMIEIGNQSQMLKVSMKRLYDMLLQSRFLNISTTCQLGSDNYCAFHKMEGHHIKDCVQFRHKVAKMLLMGELRLETLGGNQEVSMMEGQDKVSEVCRVQTMANGFSKLILTKPSFTKRDHSAMPYNYVCTSNIQAPLPLFHYEVSGLTRSGRCFTPEELNRAKSKEMVGLNTEIEVNEPVLNEAYVPQDIEQKTMEHLVGRIHASNYLYFTAEGTGHNKPLYITVKCKDFLIGKVLVDNGSALNVLPKYMLKEMPVDESHMKPNTIMARAYDGSPRPILGNLEVELYCLKYIMNGMLVTVKAEETISMIKNVTIPFLEAKDCMDENLHAFEIVNTEWLPESTVLRKPKISAAATMAIRCFLERGIPFQNDPITGIPKRIKALTMRDVDQRFGLGYKPK, encoded by the exons ATGGAACACGAAGAGAGGGCTCACCTAGAATCCCGCTACCAGAGCGAGCTAGAatcagtgaaaaatgaagtgtCACGGATGACTAATCTGCTTGAACAACTGTTAAAAGCAAAAAGTGGGGAGGGAACATCCGCCCAGCCAGCTACGAGTTCACCCGTAACGCACATTCCCATAGCATCGCCAATtctgggggcagattcagtagCAGAACAACATTTTGCGTCACCCATCCCTATCCGACCAGCTCACATGCTACCCACCGTGGATTTAACGATTG atagtcTATCAGGCTCTGCTTTGAACTGGTATATGAGGTTGGAAACTGTTAAAATTAAGACATGGAAAGATTTGGTGGAGGCTTTCCTCAAACAGTACAAATTTAACCTGGAAATAGCCCCAGACCGAACAAGCTTGATGTccatggaaaagagaagccaagagtcagtcaGGGT ATCGTCTCAACATTTTTATGATGTTGTACGAGTAGCAGAGAGGATAGAGCAAGGCATTAAGGTCGGGCGTATATCAGAGCCTCTAGAGAAAAAGGGTTTttctagaagaagaagagaaggagatgtTAACAACTTAGAGGGAGGGTATAAAGGCAAGAGAGCAAGTTACCCAAACCTAGAAACATCTACCCCCCAATTCACCAACATAAACTTTACCAAACCCTTGCCCCCAAATCCAACCAACAGAATAAATCACCCACCTAATATCCAAAACAACTATCAAAAGCCATACACCAGATATACTTATGAGCAATTACCTCCATTACCAATGCCTTTAAAAGATTTATACGCTAAATTGCTAAGCATTGGGCAAATAACCCCAATCATTCTACCACAAATCCAACCGCCCTTTCCTATATGGTACAAGCCAGAACTAGCTTGCGAATACCATTCCGGCAATTCTGGGCACGCAATTGAAACTTGCTACGCTTTTAAAAGGAAGTTGTTAGAACTCATCAAAATGGGGTGGGTATCATTCGAAGATCCACCTAATGTCATTTCAAATCCATTGCCTAAACATACTTCTAGTAGTTCTGGAGTGGGCATGATAGAGATTGGCAATCAAAGCCAAATGTTAAAGGTATCCATGAAGAGATTATACGATATGTTGTTACAATCAAGATTCCTAAACATAAGCACTACATGTCAGTTGGGAAGTGATAACTATTGTGCGTTCCACAAGATGGAGGGACATCATATCAAGGATTGTGTCCAGTTTCGCCATAAGGTTGCAAAGATGCTACTTATGGGAGAATTGAGACTCGAAACCCTGGGGGGCAACCAGGAGGTGAGTATGATGGAAGGCCAAGATAAAGTGTCAGAGGTCTGTAGAGTTCAAACTATGGCTAATGGGTTCTCAAAGCTGATCTTAACGAAACCTTCATTTACAAAAAGAGATCACAGTGCAATGCCATATAACTATGTTTGTACCTCGAACATTCAAGCCCCCCTCCCTTTATTTCATTATGAGGTTAGTGGGCTAACACGGAGTGGCCGCTGTTTTACACCTGAGGAGTTAAATAGGGCCAAAAGCAAGGAAATGGTGGGTCTTAATACAGAAATTGAGGTGAATGAGCCA GTACTGAACGAGGCATATGTACCCCAGGACATTGAACAAAAAACCATGGAGCATTTGGTAGGGAGGATCCACGCTTCGAATTACCTATATTTCACGGCTGAAGGAACTGGGCATAACAAACCATTGTATATCACTgtaaaatgcaaagatttcctTATTGGAAAGGTACTTGTTGATAACGGCTCGGCTCTTAATGTACTGCCCAAATATATGCTGAAAGAAATGCCAGTTGATGAATCTCACATGAAGCCTAACACTATAATGGcaagagcatatgatggctcacctagacCAATCCTTGGGAATTTAGAGGTCGAGCTATAT TGTTTGAAATATATCATGAACGGGATGTTGGTAACCGTCAAAGCAGAGGAAACAATCTCCATGATAAAGAATGTGACCATACCCTTTCTGGAGGCGAAGGATTGCATGGATGAGAATCTTCATGCCTTTGAGATTGTAAACACTGAGTGGTTACCTGAAAGCACAGTGCTAAGAAAGCCAAAGATATCAGCAGCAGCAACGATGGCAATTCGATGTTTCTTAGAACGTGGAATTCCATTCCAAAATGACCCTATCACGGGAATACCAAAAAGGATTAAGGCACTCACAATGAGAGATGTCGACCAAAGATTTGGGCTGGGATATAAGCCTAAGTAG